CTTGATTGACAAACAAGGGGAGCTCCTCCATCCCCATCACAAGCATCTTTTCCAGCCACACCACCAGCACAAAGCTCACTCTCGTGTAATTTGAATCTACGAGCAGCCGTTTGACTCCTCTGCGCCAGTGCAGGTTTTATGAGATTTTCACAATTACGAGAGTTAACGAGTGGGACATCTACTTTGTTTTGAATAAACTTGAACTGTCCAGTCGATGTGTCTTTTCCCCATCCTGCAACCCAAcatcttaaaaaagaataagtcaaatttgttttaacataacacaaattttaaaaatctacctTGTTCCCGCATCAAACATATCCAAGCAAGAAGGGAGACATGCAGCATTCACACCATTGGGTGTTAAATCAATGGGGCGGTCCAGTGTTAAAAGAGCAATATCATTACTCAAGCGTTTTTGGTTAAAATCAGGGTGAACAAGAAATTTGACAACAGTATGTTCAACATGTCTTGTCATCTCAGGAGGATTGAATCCTCTGGCATCATACTCTAATACACGAACCTTCAATAAGctatagattgaaaaaaatcacttaatttaagtttttgctgtttttttttaggcTTCTTACTCTTTGGGTCCTAGTTTATTGAGTTTGTGAGCTGCAGTTATTACTTTTCTGGTACCCCCGATTAAGCTATTGCTATAGGTCTCAGGAATAATTGCGCAGGTACCCAGGAAGTCGTTATTTTGATTAAGTAAGAGACAGGTCCATGGAAACTCTTCAGGACTACTTTGTCCTTTTGATGTTTGAATCGGTGAGAAATTTCTTGTTCCACAAGTGGGACCATTAATGGGAATCTTGGAGGAACAGGTTTGACTAGCAGAATTTTCTAGGTTTTGGCTTAAGCATCTATTTCCAAGATGCAAAAGAGAAATTACATTGTCATAGCAACAAAGTGTACGTCCCCTGGGACATTGTATATGGTCTGGAGTGTTTGCTCcctatatatatcttattataattaatattcttgaTACAACcgttaaacaacatttttaacttACAAAGTTTGCTATACGTGTTGTTATATTTGCAGTTCTTGGATTAATGATTCCAAGACCAACCAAATCCCGATCTTCTTCATAATCAAAGAAGTCGTCTTTGCCATTAGTTACAGTGGGGCATTGTAAAGTAGAAGAGCAACAACAAAGTCTACGTGCACGACCTTTAGAGGCTCCGTCAATTATTTCGGACAAAACTGGAGtattttgattgttattttcattgtttGGTTGGATTCGACTATTTCCTACAGGATCTTTATCTAAAGAACAAATGCATGAATTATTAtagcttattttaaattttttccccaaattcCTTACTTAAATGGGTTAAACCAACAAGCCCCAAACGAGTTTCTTCTTGTCCATAGGTAACTCCaaagaataaaagtaaaaatgaaactCTTATCCACATTATGTACTCCCTGCAAATTTAAATGaacaagaattataaataaaggattgaagaagttttttaaatcaatgatagGTACAACACTCTCAATTTcattccaaaataataattattttaaatattgaaaatgagcgaaaaatttaattgtaatttttttatacatcgaTCAATTTTTGATGACATTTTGTAATTCAAGCTTCATGTAATAAGGAATGTCTTCTACTATTAAAGAAATGAATCAATAATGATTTaccttacaattataaaacaactcaaatatgtatgtctttaaatttaaatcttattCTTTATCACTCTGTTTATAATAAACTACTAAAAGATCTAGCAATTCCACTCTTTATATAAGTATAGTCAAATATATTGGTATCAACGTGTGTGTGTGTAAATGTTACAAATCGGGGTTCttccaataacaaaaaataatatggacCCGGCCATCTTTCAGTCTAGTTGTAAGGTAGACTTCCTTAGTTATAACCTCGAAAAACCGTTAATGTACCTTCATTGGTGTggtttttttccctttcttctTAACTTTGGGTTTTTTGAAGTgcgtaataaaaaaagagatctTCTCCAATGCCTCTTAATTAGGctgacaaaaatattatctaccTGGATCATCGACGTAATTTTCATAGGTTTGAGCATAAATTGCAATGAAATATTgcgtatttttttctaaacaggAATTTTGTATAGAAAGAAATAAGAGAAGCCCAatgtaaatataactatttttaatttctagcAGCCTTATTTAATGTCATTCCTACTATCAAAGGAAACTTCGGGGATACATGGAAttgcttatataaaataaaatttcaatttttctaaaaagccTTATCTTTGATGGGGTATCTGTATTATTTGAGAGTCACAAATCtccaatcatttatttttcgtATAAGGTCAGGTTATTAAAGAATTCTCAATTATAAAAACCAATGCGTTATTCTAAACAGCATTGGCGAAAACTCCGTGGGGAAATATCACCAACATATAATACAtagaaaagtactttttattggGCCCAATGTTGTGCCATTGTCAGTCAGCGGTTCAAGCGTTTTCGGTTGTTGAGCCGCTAGTACCGGAACCGACAAATTGCTTATTGGTCTCGGTTATTTtgcttttacaaatatatatcctatatacaatatataaagaaaataacgatATATACCCAATATTATAATGGATATATTACCTTTAATCCATTAGTCAAATTTCTgagttttttgttcttttttgtataattgcATGGTGTTTTCAATGATTTCTTTACGACACAAGgatgatacagttgtatctaaGTTTCCAATAGCTacgggcttcttatggatcagGGAAAGTCGTTTTAGACACAAGacagtgtaaataaaagagggaagggctGGGGTTGATTATGGATGCAGGTCGGCTACTAAGTTTGTCAGAATCCAATGATACgatcattataatatttcttaagccagagtttcccaaactttactattcCAAGGACCAccacactaatacatttttagttgaaGCCACCTTAATACGAAACATGAGTACTATGAATGCAtttgtagactgaaagcaaccctcaattctccatcttcctgtaCCTCCCCCACGACTAACCTCCTCTAACGGCCCCACTTTCAAAATCATTGTCTTAAGCAATCTTAGTTTTCGGgtccctgctggaacttggggcactacgcACTCTGCGATTAAGGTAGCTGCAGCcatgtttgtatataatatccTTTCCTGGTTCTGAATTTTCTACCACTCCCTagtttaagtgcctgttaccaaactgagcctgtataaaataGCCGAGACCGAATAACGGAACATAGAGCGAGACcattaaaatgaaagaaccgagactggGGCCGATAGAGCCGCTGAACCGGCTCAACCTTTATTGTCTCCAATATATCCTCCTATGAAATTGGGCTTTCGCTCTTCGCTAACAGGTATGTCAAAATAGTAGAGCAGATGGGGTATTTCGCCCAGTGCGGATTCCAAGACAAAcaataaaagttaaaagttgaagaaatttttttttacgaaagtGGGAAAGAGGAAATAGCTCCTTGAAACCTATAGTTCCAGGCCCATTGATGCATaccattaatgataaaaatccagtgtagaatgggcatgttaaaaaagaaaccgaaaatcaacatggtaacctttacaatttgaataatgttttggaggagagaaagaataatgctcatgacgtttcattagacaACAATCAGGTACAATCATCTGTGACTAGGGAGGAAGACGAAAAAAGAGATATACAAGGACATtggctagaattactcctatgtcgatgCCTAATTTgactctgagtccaactaggacttacaattataattccccaacaaatcctcaggcgTACggttcgtcttttatgagcacacacgaatgctctatcaggttttgaatataattgaatctatttaggaaaggatgttcaatacttaggaattaaataataatgacgactgatgaggaaaagaaaattccttcttcagactaccaattccaaaaaggCGAGGCtgctaaaaaatatagtttcatCACTGCATATGATCAACACTGGCTAACACATTGGTGaatcctaaattatttttccatttgttcaatttacaattttctaaTCATGAGAACGAGGGCCCGGGCACTTCTCTGCAGTTCTCAAGTGATGGCTTTAAATAGAGCCTCTTCCCTTAAAGCTATGACTGTTTTCTCCCTCCACTAATGTTTATAAGTAATATGCCTCttttaaaggtaaaataaaatattacctatgtatgctctttcaaaataaagaccCTTAAAAAGTCTTGGTTGCCTCAATATTgtttaggttaaaaaaatgattttaaacctattgaaagtttaaaatgtaactataataattaaattaaaagtgctcAATTCATCGAGTACTACTGGAATCAGGCattaagcatttatttttttgtttagtctTCTTGTATT
The sequence above is drawn from the Lepeophtheirus salmonis chromosome 5, UVic_Lsal_1.4, whole genome shotgun sequence genome and encodes:
- the LOC121117745 gene encoding phenoloxidase-activating factor 2, whose translation is MWIRVSFLLLFFGVTYGQEETRLGLVGLTHLNKDPVGNSRIQPNNENNNQNTPVLSEIIDGASKGRARRLCCCSSTLQCPTVTNGKDDFFDYEEDRDLVGLGIINPRTANITTRIANFGANTPDHIQCPRGRTLCCYDNVISLLHLGNRCLSQNLENSASQTCSSKIPINGPTCGTRNFSPIQTSKGQSSPEEFPWTCLLLNQNNDFLGTCAIIPETYSNSLIGGTRKVITAAHKLNKLGPKDLLKVRVLEYDARGFNPPEMTRHVEHTVVKFLVHPDFNQKRLSNDIALLTLDRPIDLTPNGVNAACLPSCLDMFDAGTRCWVAGWGKDTSTGQFKFIQNKVDVPLVNSRNCENLIKPALAQRSQTAARRFKLHESELCAGGVAGKDACDGDGGAPLVCQSREGLWHVVGLVAWGVGCAQKDVPGIYTKVSYFRSWIENN